From the Thermodesulfobacteriota bacterium genome, the window GCATCCAGGGCACCCTCTTCGTGCCCCGGCTCGCCCCGCGCCAGGAGCGCGACCGGGTGCGGCTTGCCCAGTGGCTGGTGAAACCCGGGGAAGAGGTGGCCAAGGGCCAGCCCCTGGTCACCCTGGAGGGCGGCACGCAGACCTGGACCATCGCCTCCCCGGACAAGGGCGTCTTCGTGCGGCCTGTGAAACACCGCCGAGACCGGGTGGAGCTCGGCGACACCCTGGGGTATGTGGAGCTCGACGCAAGGGTCTGGAAGGAGGAGTATGCTCCCTAAGCCCGCCCGAAGGTCGGCCGGCGGGCGAAGGGGGATCTGGGCGGGTGGTCTTCGGCGCGCCTTTCTCGGCCTTGCCCTTCTGGCCTGGCCCCCGTGGGGCGAGGCAGGGGCTGCCGTCATCCGAGCCGACACCGTCTGGCAGGGGATCGTAGAGCTCGAAGCGGACTGCACGGTGGCGCAGGAGGCCACCCTGCTCGTGCTGCCAGGAACGGTGGTGCGGGTGGCCCGGCGCTGGAACGAGGCCGAGGGCCGCGGTGTGCTCCTGGACATTCGGGGCCGCCTCATCGCCCAGGGGCGGGAGGACCGGCCCATTTTCTTCACCTCGGCCGGGGGAGAGCCCCGGGCCGGCGATTGGGCCGGCATCGTCTTCACGAGGGCCGGCAGCCGGCTCAGCGTGCTCTCCCACTGCACGATCGAGTACGCCGACGCCGCCGTCCAGGGCGGCGCGTCCCGGGTCCTCCTCGAACATTGCCGGCTTCGGCGCAATCGGGCCGGCCTGGCCGCGTTCGAGGAGTTTGCCGCGAGACTGGTGGCATGTGAGGTCGCCGGGAACGAGAAGGGGCTATACATCGAAGGCACCTCCCGGGCCCGCGTGGAGCAATGCCGGATCACCGACAGCACCGCGGCAGGCGTCGAGGTGAAGCACGGGGCAGAGCCGGAGATCCTCTCCTCACGGATCGAGGGCAACGGCCCGGCGGGCATCGTCTGTACGCTCGGCGCCGCCCCGAAGATCGAAGGGAACGTGATCCGCGGCCACGACCGAGGAATTTTCGTGGAACTCATGTCCCACCCCCTCATCCGCCACAACGAGATCGCCGGAAACGAGACCGGCATCTGGGCGGAAAAGCAGGTCAGCCCCCTCGTGCAACGAAACATCATCACAGGCAACGGGGTGGGCATATACTGCAACCTGGCCGCGCGGCCCAGGATCGAGGGCAACGACATCTTCGGGAACCGACTGTTTGCCCTGGTGCTCGGGGACAACCAGTCCCTGGCCGCGGAGAGGCTGCTGCCGAGCCGCCTTCCCGGTCAGCAACCCCGGTCCGGACCTCTCGCGGGAAGGCTCGCTCCCGCCCCCTTCGACTCGCTCGGCGCAGAAGGACCGGTGGTCGACGCCCGGGGAAACTGGTGGGGAGCCGCGGGCAGCGACGAGCTAGGGGCGATGGCTCCGGAGGGCAACGTGAGCTTCTTCGAGGACGGCGCCGACAAGCCCACCGTGGACTTCCTGGGCGCAGGTGGTGAACGCACCGGCGCGAGGTACCCGAGGGACAGGGTAGCCTTCGTTCCCTGGCGGGAGAGCCCGGCAGTCGGGGAGAGGCGCCAGGCAGCTCCGGTGCCTTCGGTGCAGGGCCGGCTCACCTTCCGGGGGGAGCCCGTTGCGGGAGCCCGCGTCTACGCCTTTGCGGCCGGGTCTGGAGCCGTGACAGGAGAGGAGGTCGCCCTCTCGCCCCCTAGCGGCCCTGACGGCAGCTTCTCCCTGCACCTCGCTCCCGGCAGTTACGTCGTCCTGGCGAGAAGGACGTCCTCTCCCTTCCCGGCGGCCGAGACCGGGCCGGGAGACCTCGTGAGCCCGAAACAGACTCTGTCCGTCGAGACCCAGCGCGTCTCGGCCCTGGACCTGACCCTCTCGGGAGAGGAGACACCTTGAGGGGCGTGCGCCTCGGCTGGGCGGCGTGCGCAGTGGCGCTCTGGATCGCCTCTTCTCTCCAGGCAGCCCCCTGCCCGGTCAGCCGCGCCTGGGCGGAAGACGCGGAAGGGACCTCTCCCCGCGACCACCTCGACGCGGAGCGCCGGGCGCTGCTGCTGGAGCGCCCGGGGCGGGAGCGCTCTGCGAGGCCCGACGCCGTCCTGGCAGCCCTACGCCTGGAGGCGGGGCAGGTGGTCGGAGACGTGGGAACCGGGACAGGCTACTTCGCCCGGCGCTTCGCCCGCGCCGTGGGCCCCAAGGGGACCGTCTACGCGGTGGACATCGAGCCGTACCTCCTGGACGAGGCCAGGCGCCGGGCCGAAGAGGAGGGCCTCGCGAACATCGTCCCGATCCTGACGGGCCCCGAGGACTCGGGTCTCCCGGAGGACTCCTGCGACTGGATCTTCCTGTCCCACGTCTACATCCACATCGCCGACGGCGTCCCATACCTGGAGCACCTGCGCACCCGCCTCAAGCCAAGCGGCCGCATCGCGGTGATCGGGTGGGAGAAGGGGAGGTACCAGCCCGGCCTGGGGCCCGAGGACGACAGACGGCTCTCCGGGGATCAGATCGCGGCCGACCTGCGCGCCGCGGGCTTCGAGATTCTCGAGAAACTCCAGGTCCTGCCGGGCAAACACTTCCTCATCGCGAGCCCGCGGCCGTAACGGACGCCGGCAAGAAGGAGACCCATCCTTGGCACCCCGAGACCTGATCCTCCTGGCCCGCGAGGAGGTCGAGCGGCTCGACCCCGACGCTCTGACCGCGGCGGGGCTCCTCCCCCGGCAAGGGCTCTACTTCCCATCCATCTACTATCCGCCGATTCCCATGTATCCCAGGGCCGCGGAAGCGGACCTGTTCCGAGACTTCTCCTATGACCGCACGCGGCCCTGCGCGCTCTACGTCCACCTGCCGTTCTGCCGGTCCAAGTGCACGTACTGTCACTGGGTCACGTGCAGCGCCGCCCCGTCCGCCGCGGTGGACGACTACCTGCGGGACCTCGCGGCCGAGATCGGGCTCCTCAAGCGCCGTCTGGGGGTGGAGACCCTCGCTCCCCACTCGTTCCTCCTCGGCGGCGGGACCCCCACGGTCCTCTCGGCGCGGCAGCTCGAGGGGCTCTTCCAGTCCCTGGAGGGCTCCCTGGACCTGTCCCGTTGCGCCCAGATCACTTGCGAAGCCGAACCCGGGACCCTGCTCGGGCCGGAGGGAGCGGACCGCCTGAAGGTCCTTCGGGAGCGGGGAGTGGACCGCCTGAGCCTGGGCGTCCAGTCGTTCCAGGATGGCGCGCTGGCCTCCATGGGGCGGCGGCACACGGCGTCCGACGCCGTGCAGGCGATCCAACGGGTCCGGCGAGCGGGCTTTCCCAGCCTCTCGGTCGACCTCATCTACGGGTACCCCGGGGGTACGATCGAGGAGTGGCTCGCCACCCTGGAGACCGCCGTATCCCAGGACGTGGACGCGCTGCAGCTTTACCGCCTGCGGATCGTCCCCCACGGCGACCGGCCGGGGGCGATCGGGGACACCTTTGCCCGGGAGCCCCACCGCTTCCCGCCGGTGCGCGAGACCCACGCCATGAAGGCGCTGGGGCGCCTGGTCACCCGGGAGGCGGGCCTGCGCGAGTCCTGCCGGCGGGTGTTCTCGAAGGGCCCTTCCCACGACTCCAGATACCTCGTCGACCACTGCGACCGCCTCTCGGACGTGTTGGGCCTTGGCGTCTCCGCCTGGTCGAACCTCCAGGGGCGCTTCTACCTCAACACGGCGGCCGGCCTCGAACAGTACGGAGAGGCAGTGCAGCGCGGCCGTCTTCCCCTCGACCGGGGGAAGGTGCGGTCCCGGCAGGACCACCTGCGGCACGCCCTCGTGCTGCCCCTCAAGCACAACGGCGTGTCCCGCCGCCGGTTTCGCGAGGCGACGGGCTGCCTTCCCGAGGAGGTGTTTCCGGACCGCCTCGCCCGGCTGCGCGACTTCGGCCTCGTCGAGGCGGACAGTGCCGGTCTGCGCCTGACGGAGCGAGGAACCTTCTTCGCGGACGAGGTGGCCATCCAGTTCTACGAGCCCCGGTACCTTCCCTTTCCCAGGACCGCCTACGAGGAAGGACCGCTGAATCCCTACCGGGGCGAGGGCGCCCAAGACCTTGCCGCCTCGGCCTGACCCCCGATCGCCCCCGGCGCCGGGGCCCGTGGGAAGCTGACCGTGGACGAGCGCCTCTTCTACGGCATGGCGGCCCTCGCGTCGTCCGCGTCCTGGGCCCTTGGCGCCGTCCTGTGGCGGCGGCTCGGAGACTCTCTCTCTCCCTTCGGAAGCAACCTCGCCAAGGGCCTGATCGGGAGCGGCTTGCTGGCGGCGGCCCTCGCCCTGGTGGGCGCCCAGCCCGTCAGCGCTCCGGCACTCGCCTGGCTCGGCCTGAGCGGAGTGCTCGGCATCGCCGTCGGCGATACCTTCTTCTTTCGCTCTCTCATGGACTTGGGGCCACGGCTTGCGTCGCTCCTCGGGACCCTCAACCCGTTTTTCATCGCCCTGTGCGCCGCGGCCTTCCTCGGAGAGCGGCCCGCAGCCGCGGCTTGGGCCGGCATCTGCCTCACCGCGGCTGGCGTCGGCTGGGTCCTCTGGGAACGCACCCCCGAAGGAGGTCTCCGGCAAGAACGGGCGCGCGGCCTCCGCTCCGGCCTCGTTGCCGTCGCCTGCACCGTCGCGGCCGTCCTGCTCGCCAAGAAGGGGTTGGAGGAGGTCCCGCCGGTTCAGGCGGCGCTGGTCCGGCTCTCGGCGGGGACCCTGGGTCTGCTCGCCTGGGGAGCGCGGACCCACGTGCTCGGGGCGCAGCTTCGGCTCCTGCGCCAGCGCGCGGTCCTGGCCCGGGCGGCAGCCGTCGTCTGCGTCGTGACGTTCGGGGGGTTCATGCTCTCCCTGGTCGCCCTGTCCCGTCTGGACGCTTCCATCGCTGGCGCCCTCGGGGCGACGAGCCCGCTCTTCGTCCTGCCCATGGCCGCCCTGTGGTTTCGGGAGCCCGTGACGGTGCGCTCCGTCATCGGGACCGCGGTAGCAGTCGGAGGGGTCGCCCTGCTCTTGCAGGCATGAACCACCTTTCGGCCCCCCTGGTGACCTCTGCACTGCTTCGTATGCGGTCAATGACCCCTGTTCTTCAGAAGTAGACCGGGCCCTCGACCGGCCGCCACCTTGCCGCGGAGCGGGGTATCCGGTAGAAAGGCCGACACTGGCACACCCGTCCACCCCACAGGAGGCACGACATGAGCTCGTATCAATTCATCGAACTGGTGGGAACGAGCACCAAGTCCTGGGAAGACGCCACCCGGCAGGCCATCGAGGACGCAAAGGCCATTGGGATGCGCGAGTTGCGGGTCGGCGAGGTGGTGCGCATGGACGTCAAGATGACCGGCGCGCTGATCACCTACCGCGTGCGCCTCCAGATGTCCTATAAGGTCTCCTCACTCCAGGAGTTCAGCAAGATGGTCCAGGCAAGCGCTGGCGACGTCAACGCCTGAGGGCGGCGGGCCGGCTCGCTGGACCCTTTCGGCCGGCCCGCAGCCCGGGATGCATACCCCTGATGAGAGGGACAGCCCGCTGAACGGGAGGCCCCGGGAAAAAGACTCTCCTCCCGAGGCCTTCGGGAGCGCTTCGATTCGCGTTCTTCCCTGCGCGTACCCTCCGGGCAGGCGAACGGGGTTTCCCCTGGGCCTCCTCCTGGCCCTCACCGGGATGTTCTTCCTCAACTTCGTGGGCCGGGTTATCTTCGCACCCCTCATGCCGGCCGTGGTGGCCGATCTGGGGATCGCCCACGCCCAGGCCGGGAGTCTCTTCTTCTTCGTCTCCGCGGGGTACTGCGCGGGGCTCCTGGGATCGGGTCTCGTGTCCTCGCACTGGGACCACCGGCGCACGGTGGCGGCCTCCGCGGCGTGCGCCGGCGTCGCCCTGCTCGGGGTCTCCCTGGCCCAGGACCTCTTGAGCATCCGGGCAGGGCTTCTCTTCCTGGGGACGGCGGCAGGCCTCTACCTGCCCTCGGGCCTCGCCACCCTGACCTCGCTCGTTCACCCCTCGGCCCGGGGGCGCGCCGTGGCCGTTCACGAGCTGGCCCCAAACCTAGGGTTCGTGACGGCCCCCCTTCTGGCCGAGGCATTCCTGTTCCGCTTCCCCTGGCGTGTCGCCCCGGGTTTCCTGGGGACGGTGTGCCTCTTCGCGGCGGTGGCCTATCTGTGGAAGGGCCGGGGAGGAGAGTTCCGGGGGGAGATCCCGAGCCCGCGCACCCTGCGCCTCCTCGCGGCCGACCCCGCCTTCTGGCTCCTCATGGCGCTCTTCA encodes:
- a CDS encoding DMT family transporter: MDERLFYGMAALASSASWALGAVLWRRLGDSLSPFGSNLAKGLIGSGLLAAALALVGAQPVSAPALAWLGLSGVLGIAVGDTFFFRSLMDLGPRLASLLGTLNPFFIALCAAAFLGERPAAAAWAGICLTAAGVGWVLWERTPEGGLRQERARGLRSGLVAVACTVAAVLLAKKGLEEVPPVQAALVRLSAGTLGLLAWGARTHVLGAQLRLLRQRAVLARAAAVVCVVTFGGFMLSLVALSRLDASIAGALGATSPLFVLPMAALWFREPVTVRSVIGTAVAVGGVALLLQA
- a CDS encoding dodecin family protein — translated: MSSYQFIELVGTSTKSWEDATRQAIEDAKAIGMRELRVGEVVRMDVKMTGALITYRVRLQMSYKVSSLQEFSKMVQASAGDVNA
- a CDS encoding biotin/lipoyl-containing protein, whose product is IQGTLFVPRLAPRQERDRVRLAQWLVKPGEEVAKGQPLVTLEGGTQTWTIASPDKGVFVRPVKHRRDRVELGDTLGYVELDARVWKEEYAP
- a CDS encoding coproporphyrinogen-III oxidase family protein, coding for MAPRDLILLAREEVERLDPDALTAAGLLPRQGLYFPSIYYPPIPMYPRAAEADLFRDFSYDRTRPCALYVHLPFCRSKCTYCHWVTCSAAPSAAVDDYLRDLAAEIGLLKRRLGVETLAPHSFLLGGGTPTVLSARQLEGLFQSLEGSLDLSRCAQITCEAEPGTLLGPEGADRLKVLRERGVDRLSLGVQSFQDGALASMGRRHTASDAVQAIQRVRRAGFPSLSVDLIYGYPGGTIEEWLATLETAVSQDVDALQLYRLRIVPHGDRPGAIGDTFAREPHRFPPVRETHAMKALGRLVTREAGLRESCRRVFSKGPSHDSRYLVDHCDRLSDVLGLGVSAWSNLQGRFYLNTAAGLEQYGEAVQRGRLPLDRGKVRSRQDHLRHALVLPLKHNGVSRRRFREATGCLPEEVFPDRLARLRDFGLVEADSAGLRLTERGTFFADEVAIQFYEPRYLPFPRTAYEEGPLNPYRGEGAQDLAASA
- a CDS encoding right-handed parallel beta-helix repeat-containing protein; its protein translation is MLPKPARRSAGGRRGIWAGGLRRAFLGLALLAWPPWGEAGAAVIRADTVWQGIVELEADCTVAQEATLLVLPGTVVRVARRWNEAEGRGVLLDIRGRLIAQGREDRPIFFTSAGGEPRAGDWAGIVFTRAGSRLSVLSHCTIEYADAAVQGGASRVLLEHCRLRRNRAGLAAFEEFAARLVACEVAGNEKGLYIEGTSRARVEQCRITDSTAAGVEVKHGAEPEILSSRIEGNGPAGIVCTLGAAPKIEGNVIRGHDRGIFVELMSHPLIRHNEIAGNETGIWAEKQVSPLVQRNIITGNGVGIYCNLAARPRIEGNDIFGNRLFALVLGDNQSLAAERLLPSRLPGQQPRSGPLAGRLAPAPFDSLGAEGPVVDARGNWWGAAGSDELGAMAPEGNVSFFEDGADKPTVDFLGAGGERTGARYPRDRVAFVPWRESPAVGERRQAAPVPSVQGRLTFRGEPVAGARVYAFAAGSGAVTGEEVALSPPSGPDGSFSLHLAPGSYVVLARRTSSPFPAAETGPGDLVSPKQTLSVETQRVSALDLTLSGEETP
- a CDS encoding class I SAM-dependent methyltransferase, with product MRLGWAACAVALWIASSLQAAPCPVSRAWAEDAEGTSPRDHLDAERRALLLERPGRERSARPDAVLAALRLEAGQVVGDVGTGTGYFARRFARAVGPKGTVYAVDIEPYLLDEARRRAEEEGLANIVPILTGPEDSGLPEDSCDWIFLSHVYIHIADGVPYLEHLRTRLKPSGRIAVIGWEKGRYQPGLGPEDDRRLSGDQIAADLRAAGFEILEKLQVLPGKHFLIASPRP
- a CDS encoding MFS transporter — its product is MHTPDERDSPLNGRPREKDSPPEAFGSASIRVLPCAYPPGRRTGFPLGLLLALTGMFFLNFVGRVIFAPLMPAVVADLGIAHAQAGSLFFFVSAGYCAGLLGSGLVSSHWDHRRTVAASAACAGVALLGVSLAQDLLSIRAGLLFLGTAAGLYLPSGLATLTSLVHPSARGRAVAVHELAPNLGFVTAPLLAEAFLFRFPWRVAPGFLGTVCLFAAVAYLWKGRGGEFRGEIPSPRTLRLLAADPAFWLLMALFTLGIGASLGVYAVLPLYLVAERGMEREWVNAMVAVSRISGLVAAFGAGWAADRFGPRRALQGAFFATGILTILLGVLTDAWVAAAVLLQPLAAVCFFPPAFAALSRLGPPEVRNVAVSLTVPVAFLLGGGAVPAAIAWLGDAGSFARGVILFGLLVLGGSLLCRLLRLPRDDRET